The genomic interval CAACATAAAAGTCATTGCAACAGTAATGTGTCatagtattttaatgtattttcttcaccCAAGAGGGGCTCTGTGATAAAATCACACAAGGaacaatacacatttaaactatttacttaaactatttatttgacaactcaaaagaaacaaactatgATGAGTCTTTGTGCCAAGTGGAACTATAGTAAAATTCTTCGTTTGGCCATCTGTTTGTAAATGTCAATGACCTTGTTCTGGTCAATGGAAATGTCTCCTTCAATGGAGAGGAGCATTAAGTCAGAGAGCCTTTTCTCCCCACATCGGTTTCTCAGCACAGTTTTGATAAGTTTAAGTTTTGAGAATGACCGCTCTACTGAAGCTGTTGTCACTGGAATGGTGGCATACGTCTTGAGGAGCATGGTCAGACTCGGAAAAACTGATTCGACATCGTTTTCTCCAAGACACTTGAGTGCAGCTGTTACATTGTTGGAGTGGAGTACATATGATGCATGGAATACCTTGAGCTCAGTGATGAGGTTTTCTTCATCAACATCATAAAACTCGCACATATGTTTCACAGATGCAGCAGCTTTGTCATCGAGTTTATCTCCCTTCCAGTGACGTGAGACAGTAAGGCAGTGAAGACCTGATAGGATTGACCCAGTAGGTGTGTCATCCTTTCCCTTGAATCTTCggtgaattaaattaaattaattaattaaatttaactttagcacgcgttttggctcccaaaGGAACACTTGAGGGCACTCTAGCACGCGGTTTGGTTCCCAAGGGAACCCTTTAGCACGTGTTTTGGTTCCCGAAAGGAcacttgagggcagtttagcacgcgttttggctcctgagagggcacttgagggcactctagcacgcgttttggctcccaaagggacacttgagggcactctagcacgcgttttggcttcAAAGGGGGCAGTTTAGCACACGTTTTGGTTCCCGAAAGGAcacttgagggcagtttagcacgcgttttggctcccaagGGGCCCCTTTAATacgcgttttggctcctgaGAGGGCACTTTAGCACGTGTTTTTCAACAATTGGGCCACAAGGGGGCGACCGCCCCCTGCCCCCAAACGCACGCCACTGCAAGGAAAGGACTCAGGACTCAAGGAAAGGACTCAGGGAAAGGACTCAGGGAAAGGACTCAAGGAAAGGACTCAGGACTCAAGGAAAGGACTCAGGGAAAGGACTCAAGGAAAGGACTCAGGACTCAAGGAAAGGACTCAGGGAAAGGACTCAGTGATAGGACTCAGGGAGAGGACTCAGGGAGACTTGTTGAATTGTTCTGGTTTAACCTTTATCAAAGTGTCACCACTGttgcaaatatattctcaaGAACAACTgcaaatgatttgtttgttttcttttattttcagtgaatagtttgtgtctttctcatcacgtttcttaaatgaaacaatgtgcTGTTTAGTGAACACACTTGTTAAAGCTCACATACTGTTGGTGTTAATAAAACTTCTTAGACTAATCCCTTAAAAGCGCCTTTTATTTGAACGTTTTGACAGTATCCAAGCGATCTTAAAGCTGGTAGTTTAACACTCTTAATTGTAAATgcggatttattgattttaaatgcttcggaaatattaatataactctGTTGTTCTCGACTATGTTAAGGTGATGCAACGCCCAGTTataatgtgtttctgtctaaatgtatagTTTCTAGAGCCATGGCGTCATAATGATGGTATTAAGAGGTGGATTCATTCAGGTAGGACTGTGTAGGACATCACTGAAGGCCTAGGTGTGAAATGCACGGCCCGCTACTGATCAGCAGAATGCACTTAACTAAAGCTGTGCAGTGAAATGTTccttgtcagtgttttactattatatctgatgtttctggatAAATATTCCTGctacattaatgtgtatgttgcattttaactcctttatatcctgtcGTCTAGTTTAATCtgcagcaatgcatcatattctataaaaaaacagctctgtTTTAAGCTTCATGaagatgcattttccagctgatccaagaggcttattaaagagtttatttatctgaagaagtaggaggattttctcaacacataaaggaaacatttcatccttcagtttatcacaaacattcaatttcaacacatctggagatatgtggttttacctggacaggaaggggatgaaaaactgtcatgtGATAAGAAAGCTGTCAGACAAtacttacctctgagatgtagtacagaaaagtacaatacttacctctgagatgtagtacagtcaaagtacaatatttatctctgtgggagtagcataaaatggaaatattcaaggAAAGGTCAAATACCTAGAACTTGTACTGTCCGTTTCTCAGTGCATTCAtactttattgattatttttcttcacagtGCTTTGAGGAGAGTCAGCTTGTCTCTCTGGACCCGATCAAACAGTTTGGTGACTGGTTCGATCAGGCCACAAAGTGCCCCGAAGTCGGAGAGGCGAACGCCATGTGCATCGCCACGGCAACCAAGTATGTGCctcttgaaattaaaaaaataattttcattttttcatgttaatcttattgctgtgtgtgtgtgtgtgtgtgtctgtgcagagaTGGACGTCCGTCTGCTCGTATGGTCCTGCTGAAAGGATACAGCAACGAGGGATTCCGTTTCTTCACAAACTACGAGAGCAGAAAAGGTTCTGAGCTGGTGAGTAACGGTTTCTTTATccaactgtctgtgtgtgtgtgtttgtgaccttaaaacacactgatgaaagATGACCAATCGGCACACAGTtgtaaatgtcataaaaaaagaagcaaagtcTGAGAAAATTGTGACATATTCTCTGATTCTAGCTTCTCGAATATGAGGATTTTactgcttctctctgttttttattattgtaaattgaatattttgggAGGttcttttggactgttggttggaacAATCAAGCAGATTAGGATTCAACCTTTACAGATCAGTTGTTGCAACAGCACAAGtatagattattatattatattatattatgtttttacttatttgccTCTCTGATCTGTTTTTGTCCACAGGAGAGCAATCCGTATGCGTGTCTGGTCTTCTACTGGGAACCCCTGAACAGACAGGTCGGCATCTTCCATGAGCTcatcaaataatacattttcaccaagtagatgtttattattttttattataatatgcAGATTCGCATCGAGGGCACCGTGGAGCAAATCCCCTTCCAGAGCTCCTGTGACTACTTCCACTCCCGACCAAAGAGCAGCCAGATCGGCGCCGTCGTGAGCCGACAGAGCACTCTGGTTCCTAACAGAGACGTAAGAACCCAAACTCTAAGGATGTTATGTAGGAAAATACATAAACGTTAGTCTTAACCGTTGCTCCGTTGTTTCTTTTTAGTATCTACGGCAGAAAAATGCAGAACTGGAGGAGAAGTACAAAGACACAGATGTGCCCATGCCGGACTACTGGTATGCATTACTTTTTGCTCTTTACATTAAATCaatgtacaaaatattaaaattatgGAAAAGGTGAATGTAAAATTTATGGCTAGATGGCTGGGACAAAACCATGGACAGTATACAAGAAGTTGAAGTAGTCGtggtgatgtcacccattggtttgtagaatacagtttttttgcaaccagtgaacagaagtgaccatatttggactgtaaAATAGTGGCGTAGAGATGCCGTATACatctcatattttacttaatgaacatcatgctgtattgaagaagacttgaaactagagattgagaccataaactcatgtttacaatgtttactgagggaataaatcaagagagaagtagagtcattttcccatagacttctatacaagcagaggagtcgccccctgatggtcattagagagaatgcaggttgaaGGCACTTTAGCATttgattcacttttcagaatgGGAGGATTAATATGGGAAACCCAGCCGTATTTTAGAGACGTCAGCTGTAAAAGGGTTATGTTTgaggacaaaataaatgtatgtttgcttaaattctattttattttcaggATTATAATATACTACAATAATTTgctgtttaaaaacacatttttcttttgtcaaaatATCCAATTGTGTGGTCTATAATGAGGCTCAAATGACATCTAACTCTTagaaggaaacaaaatacattttcacatcctctaactgtttattataaatattcttACAGGGGCGGCTACATCGTGAAGCCTTCTCTGATGGAGTTCTGGCAGGGTCAGACCAACAGGCTCCACGACCGCATCGTCTTCACCAGACCAAAGGACGGAGCGTCTGAGCCGGGGGAGTTCCAGCACGCTGCAGAGGGAGGCTGGGTTTACCAGCGACTGGCCCCGTGAGCAGAACCGCAACGGACCGTGGTGTACTGGACGGTACCTTCACCAACACTGGAAGGAACCGCTCATCTTTAAGAACTGATGGAaatcattatgattaaattggTGCTGCTGTGTGTAGGATTTATCGACAAGCCAAACAACACTGTGCCATCTTTTTGTTCTCGATGCCAgctcactattattattattattattacagtggttaccatggtaacagagGTGTGACACAACCTGCCAATTGCACAACtagcaaaaagaaagagagagagagcaaactcCACCCGGACCTGTAGAGTAATGATTGACAGTGACGTTGGTTATTAACGTTTAGGACATGTGTCTTCAATTCTGGCCATTGTTGAGACTTCCTGTCCATTTTTCTATGTTGAAATAATTGCTGACACTTTGATTTCACAGGTTTCCTAAAAAGTTTACTGTTTAATTGAACTTTAATTTGTAATCTTACACTAATTACATGAaaaattgtaagaaaaaaaaaaaaaaaaaaaaaggttctaaAACTGTTTTCAGATTAATTGATCCGTCTAAACTCGGATAGATATACTCAGTGGCCACTTTTATTAGATGCATTTGTAGAATCTGATGCAACCCAGTGTTGATTCAGTTATGTGAACGATAGTCATGGTGTTGAACTTTCTAATATCTAGTATGTAATTAGGGAGGACAAATAATAAGAGCAGCTGTTAATATAAAGTTGTCCAGAACACCACCTTTATCAATGACCGCAGCTATAAACATACTTGAATTTacacatttcattaaaacactTAAAGCAGAACTGTTGTATTTAATAGATTGtacaggtgtgcctaataatgtcgttattctttattattatgatttcaGAAACAGTActcagtttttattaaaaataaataaatagtaaaataaaaaaatatataattatatttattttattatatgtatttttcttttcccccaattaaataaatagataaagggaaaaaataatattgtaacatttgatttgaattaaTTCATTGGAAGTGTATTGAACAATTTATTAATCTCATCTCATAAATTTAAATCAATCAGTGTCTTTTTAGTAAATAAGAGGGAACTATATGAGCCGTAAATGCAGTGATACTAAATACATAACTTTAATTCATTATGGATTGAATGTAGAAGTCTTAAATCAAGACAGTGGGTCTAACTGCCTTTTAACAATGAGATTAAAAGAGCTGGTGATTTGAATTGTGCCAactatcgtgtgtgtgtgtgtgtgtgtattgtactgtttgataatgtttattgtttttaaatttatttaaagtggAATAGAGCcagaaataaagtttaatttgtaACTGAggactgaatgtgtgtttgaccaGCAGATGTCAGCAGCAACACAACACCTGCAGacatcaacaaaacagaaaaacttaaagactcaacaaataaacataaaccaaaacaatttttttcataattagaATATAACTTGAGCACATTTAATAAATTGCACTGTATGAAAATTGTACATCCTACTTAAATGATGTCAACATTTAAGTGAAATTATCTTAACCTCTTGGCACATaacaatattttatcatttctgcctgttctgtttgtaacattttaacataagacagatttatatcttatatatatataaacagaaacCAATATTTAGCAATTTACAGACTTATGATCATAATATTTTAACTGGATACTGCAAAgttaaaaatattgaattaagttaaattacatttatgcaGAAATATTTTGGGACAGTTTACattaactgtaatgtaaaactTTAGACGGTTTAGTAgtgttgcatttattttaaatgaaaaataatttattttgacacattGGGGCTTTCTAGtctaaaaacattgatttttcttGCAGAGTAACTGCAGAGTAACTGGTTGAAAACTACACTTTTATAATTGTTTGGCCTATAATTCCTTATATTTTCTGAATATGACCCACAATCAAAAAAGGTTTACCCAGCTGATAAGTGAATTTATCTTTAATGAGTCATTCTGTGAACTGACGTAAGGGATcccttattaaaaaaacacaggagcACGACACTAGATATCAAATGTCATATCAAGTGTCTGCTCTCTATCGCCATGTCAACaaagccatcacacacacagagctgaagCCAAGTTCAACACGCAAAGTCGCTTAAATCATTGATCTACATGTTCAAATGTTTGAGGCATATTCATGCACAAATACAAAGTACTCTGTTTATATTAACCCATcttgttacatttattaaaaacaaaagacaatttttttttgcttcacgATTCCAGAAAGgattatataaacatatatttttatattatttaccaTATATGTGGAGttatttcaaacataaaaaTCAAGTCTCTATTTTCTttagtcataaaaatgtaataaaaattgGTTGCACTGAACCACACgcgtttcttcttcttgtgtttcGATTgtgtaagaaataaaaaaaggtttaaattcCCCAAAAATCTGCATccttcataataaaaataaaaagttaatttacaATAATCTTACTGTTCATTCATTTGTTGAGTTttagataaataacagtatgagagaaaaatgaaacaaaatgtctcCAGTACTTCGTCTAATGGTTTGTTGATACCAGTTGTTTGGTATCCATTGGTTACAGTATCTAACTGGGTGTGGCTCCTGGTATCAAGTGTGTGTCCACCTTGCACATGAAAGCCTCACGGTTGTGCTTTTGCATATTTTATCCTTCATCTAATCTTCTGTGACAGATTTATGACACAGGTGTGATCCATCGTGTGCACGTCTTTGTGCTATTTGTCCGTCTTCTTTTTATGGTTCTCGTCACTGAGGTTGTGCTCAGCGAACAGATTTGGGTTCTCGACCAGCGTGGCACGGACCTTCTTCTTTTCCTTGAAGCGTCCAGAGTTGGACACCTTCACGTGGCGACCCTTTGTGGCAGATTTATCCACAATCTTCTCCAGCCTGGCATTGAACTGGCTGTCCATGTGGTCCGGAGAAGGGTTAACGGTCGAGACCTGCTCTTTGTTTCCAGTGTTACTGCCGTACTCAGCCGGGATCTCATACAGGACT from Anoplopoma fimbria isolate UVic2021 breed Golden Eagle Sablefish chromosome 5, Afim_UVic_2022, whole genome shotgun sequence carries:
- the LOC129091794 gene encoding pyridoxine-5'-phosphate oxidase-like — translated: MVLRGGFIQCFEESQLVSLDPIKQFGDWFDQATKCPEVGEANAMCIATATKDGRPSARMVLLKGYSNEGFRFFTNYESRKGSELESNPYACLVFYWEPLNRQIRIEGTVEQIPFQSSCDYFHSRPKSSQIGAVVSRQSTLVPNRDYLRQKNAELEEKYKDTDVPMPDYWGGYIVKPSLMEFWQGQTNRLHDRIVFTRPKDGASEPGEFQHAAEGGWVYQRLAP
- the prr15lb gene encoding proline-rich protein 15-like protein B, whose product is MADPSWWKLTFSRKKKSESKVLYEIPAEYGSNTGNKEQVSTVNPSPDHMDSQFNARLEKIVDKSATKGRHVKVSNSGRFKEKKKVRATLVENPNLFAEHNLSDENHKKKTDK